In Thioalkalivibrio paradoxus ARh 1, the following are encoded in one genomic region:
- a CDS encoding phage baseplate assembly protein V: MTPHAIGGLSSLHLGEVTDNADPEGRGRVKVRLHGVDMELWAAVVASSAGSGYGASFIPRRQEVVVLAFVTPELPLVLGSIWSGQGSVPDDAEPQEERYVVRTPAGTVLEFDDGEGPRLEIRTPQGHRLTVTDGNGGEVELARGGQSVKMTASEVSVRSTGEVKVDAASITVSAGMVTVNAGMSKFSGVVQADTVITNAVVSSSYTPGAGNVW, from the coding sequence ATGACTCCCCATGCCATCGGCGGTCTTTCGAGCCTGCATCTCGGCGAGGTGACCGACAACGCCGACCCGGAGGGCCGGGGCCGGGTCAAGGTGCGGCTGCACGGGGTGGACATGGAGCTCTGGGCTGCGGTGGTCGCCTCGTCCGCGGGAAGCGGGTACGGCGCGAGTTTCATTCCCCGCCGCCAGGAGGTGGTGGTGCTGGCGTTCGTCACGCCGGAGCTGCCACTGGTCCTCGGCAGCATCTGGAGCGGGCAGGGCAGTGTGCCCGACGACGCCGAGCCGCAGGAGGAGCGCTATGTCGTGCGCACCCCGGCCGGCACCGTGCTGGAGTTCGACGACGGCGAGGGCCCCAGGCTGGAGATCCGCACCCCTCAGGGCCATCGTTTGACCGTCACCGACGGCAACGGTGGCGAGGTCGAACTCGCGCGCGGCGGCCAGAGCGTAAAGATGACCGCCAGCGAGGTCAGCGTACGCTCCACCGGCGAGGTGAAGGTCGATGCCGCCAGCATCACCGTCAGCGCCGGCATGGTGACGGTCAACGCCGGAATGTCGAAGTTCAGCGGCGTGGTGCAGGCCGATACCGTGATCACCAATGCCGTCGTGAGTTCGAGCTACACGCCGGGTGCCGGCAACGTCTGGTGA
- a CDS encoding GPW/gp25 family protein, with protein MNVPVPRLISWPLLGGIQHGRLPHAEHDRSIREVMLNILLTRPGERLMRPDFGAGLLDFVHQPNTETTRALMARVVRKSLERWEPRVVVEGVDVQTARERLSEVHLTVRYRLRHSDAPQSLALALDLNQLT; from the coding sequence ATGAACGTGCCGGTCCCCAGGCTCATCAGCTGGCCACTGCTCGGTGGCATCCAGCACGGCCGCCTGCCGCATGCCGAGCATGACCGCAGCATCCGCGAGGTGATGCTCAATATCCTGCTCACGCGCCCCGGGGAGCGGCTGATGCGGCCCGACTTCGGTGCCGGGCTGCTGGACTTCGTGCACCAGCCCAACACCGAGACCACCCGCGCGCTGATGGCGCGGGTGGTACGCAAGTCGCTGGAGCGCTGGGAACCGCGGGTCGTGGTGGAGGGAGTGGATGTGCAGACGGCGCGCGAGCGCCTGTCCGAGGTGCACCTGACCGTGCGCTATCGCCTGCGTCATTCCGACGCCCCGCAGTCGCTCGCCCTCGCGCTGGATCTGAACCAGCTGACCTGA
- a CDS encoding putative baseplate assembly protein — translation MPLPVPNLDDRRFEDLVAEARARLATHLPELTQLAPGDPVHNFIELFAWLTETILYRANLIPERQRRVFLNLLQIPVRPAQPAVGVACIGTGPRSVRIPPVVPAGLQLTGAGQTFTTVGEVQPTPLELSVAIKQTLDAEDLQALGLTLDDLHEQYALARGEIPAPFQPHVFDVPREPLSLVRSLDKVYYVAFSVPRTLVASIDEIRAGLAGIVLNIAIAPDDADTGESVSDLRARALDWTLMVQGQEGEILSLPLEVVHDSSLGGRRAGVARLRLPRNPALFQGLTREDPMFAGLGELPPELPTQIAANRIVFWVRLGCAEEPDLPLGYLDVNGVDIVGQGLKRDLMVGIGNGRPDQVVVLPDTQIDAGTLELTVAEEGAWVPWQRVDFLAGHGPEDRVFRLDAVAGHVHFGNGENGKRPPEGHRIRVAAYRFGGGREGNLPPGSLTELTGASSRLVLRQDWPTRGGVDAETVEQAEQRIPQFLTHRNRAVTRDDFRLLTLANPINPVARCEVLEGFLPGASIRAVREGVPGVVSLFVLPPGEPALNAAPRPTQGLLKDVFNYLRQRLLIGTELYVLSPEFVPVAVSVKISVHDVQTEQQTLRAVREALIRYLWALAPGGAQGEGWPLGAAVRGRELLTQAARAPGVREVNALAVFVRVDGHWRRLELDEPLDLAAYQLPELVGIGVGSGTGTPGLPEGLAPAPGGGGGRPVPAPVIPDVC, via the coding sequence ATGCCGCTACCGGTGCCCAACCTGGACGATCGCCGCTTCGAAGATCTGGTCGCAGAGGCCAGGGCGAGGCTCGCCACTCACTTGCCGGAACTCACACAGCTCGCGCCGGGCGATCCGGTGCACAACTTCATCGAGCTGTTCGCGTGGCTGACCGAGACCATTCTCTATCGCGCCAACCTGATCCCCGAACGGCAGCGGCGGGTGTTCCTGAACCTGCTTCAGATTCCGGTACGGCCGGCACAGCCCGCGGTGGGAGTCGCCTGCATCGGCACCGGACCGCGCTCGGTACGCATCCCGCCGGTGGTGCCCGCCGGTCTGCAGCTGACCGGTGCGGGCCAGACCTTCACGACGGTGGGCGAGGTGCAGCCGACGCCACTCGAGTTGTCGGTCGCGATCAAGCAGACACTGGATGCGGAGGATCTGCAGGCATTGGGGCTGACGCTCGATGATCTGCACGAGCAATACGCGCTCGCGCGCGGCGAGATTCCCGCACCGTTTCAGCCGCACGTATTCGACGTTCCCCGCGAACCGCTGAGCCTCGTGCGGAGTCTGGACAAGGTGTACTACGTCGCCTTTTCGGTCCCGCGCACGCTGGTCGCGAGCATCGACGAGATCCGCGCCGGCCTGGCCGGCATCGTCCTCAATATCGCGATCGCGCCGGACGATGCGGACACGGGTGAGAGTGTCAGCGACCTGCGCGCACGGGCGCTGGACTGGACACTGATGGTGCAGGGTCAGGAGGGCGAGATCCTTTCACTGCCGCTGGAGGTGGTGCACGACAGTTCGCTGGGCGGGCGCCGCGCCGGGGTGGCGCGCCTGCGCCTGCCGCGTAACCCGGCGCTGTTCCAGGGGCTGACCCGGGAGGATCCGATGTTTGCCGGTCTCGGCGAACTGCCGCCGGAGCTCCCGACGCAGATTGCCGCCAACCGCATCGTGTTCTGGGTCCGGCTCGGCTGTGCCGAAGAACCCGATCTGCCGCTGGGGTACCTGGACGTCAACGGTGTCGACATCGTCGGCCAGGGACTCAAGCGCGACCTGATGGTCGGGATCGGCAACGGCCGGCCCGATCAGGTCGTCGTGCTGCCGGACACTCAGATCGACGCCGGGACGCTGGAACTGACCGTGGCGGAAGAGGGGGCCTGGGTGCCCTGGCAGCGTGTGGACTTTCTTGCCGGCCATGGCCCGGAGGACCGGGTGTTCCGGCTCGACGCGGTGGCCGGTCACGTCCATTTCGGCAACGGCGAGAATGGCAAGCGGCCGCCCGAGGGTCACCGCATCCGCGTGGCGGCTTACCGTTTCGGCGGCGGCCGCGAGGGCAACCTGCCTCCCGGCAGCCTGACCGAACTGACCGGGGCCAGCAGCCGGTTGGTGTTGCGCCAGGACTGGCCGACCCGTGGCGGGGTCGATGCCGAGACGGTGGAACAGGCCGAACAACGGATCCCGCAGTTCCTCACCCACCGCAACCGTGCGGTGACACGGGACGACTTCCGCCTGCTGACGCTGGCGAATCCCATCAACCCGGTGGCGCGCTGCGAGGTGCTGGAGGGCTTCCTTCCCGGGGCCAGCATCCGCGCAGTGCGGGAGGGCGTGCCCGGGGTCGTGAGCCTGTTCGTGCTGCCGCCCGGCGAGCCGGCGCTCAATGCCGCGCCGCGACCCACGCAGGGCCTGCTGAAGGACGTCTTCAACTACCTGCGTCAACGCCTCCTGATCGGCACCGAGCTGTACGTGCTGAGTCCCGAGTTCGTGCCGGTTGCGGTCTCCGTGAAGATTTCGGTCCACGACGTGCAGACCGAGCAGCAGACCCTGCGGGCGGTGCGCGAGGCACTGATCCGTTACCTCTGGGCGCTGGCGCCGGGCGGCGCCCAGGGCGAAGGCTGGCCGCTGGGAGCTGCGGTACGTGGCAGGGAACTGCTGACGCAGGCGGCGCGTGCACCGGGCGTGCGGGAGGTGAACGCGCTTGCCGTGTTCGTCCGTGTTGACGGCCATTGGCGGCGTCTGGAGCTCGACGAGCCGCTGGACCTGGCCGCCTACCAACTGCCCGAACTGGTCGGCATCGGCGTCGGTAGCGGAACGGGAACGCCCGGGTTGCCTGAAGGGCTCGCACCGGCTCCGGGCGGCGGTGGCGGGCGCCCGGTGCCGGCGCCCGTGATTCCGGATGTGTGCTAG
- a CDS encoding phage tail protein: MDVNNTPYFLFKDEADFDNGSSFYAWNGGCGGALTLAQQQSLQLPGNSPAAARAQWPTAAPLVLDPHGQIGRISPDGQRLECSVGGEFRPLEDRELAPVQAPAGRFVDLHLGGDGRLVAAYRNDDGQGIVVFHLRRRWQQHLPLPQPVLRAVVDPDSRIWCLSQDRLSLCEGEPLPLPYRAQPERFEPLHQVPQPLRLRWQQPLPDGLTPLAVAADDAHVYVLAYTASNRQRILVRPRTPEPERALKPYRVDQAVPFALDLTVAGPGKLALMPPGLFPGLPRRDLGASRQPRDCPVIRLQASGKASLIRERYPMQSKAGLRFVSALDGRLRYPAEADPAFPEFSPRPRELHPLRQPRYATAAAATLRQTLDSGQPGSVWHRIYLEASIPRSCAITIYAKAFDNPDARTATPYLRQVAPLWTPHASELAFQSCAVTPRPNEAGLFEILLQRPGGNVRRLSGRYLQLRIVMQGDGRQTPSIHAMRVYGPRFCYQEAYLPGHFRQEEAYLPTAGGEPASANAADLRERFLASLEGMLTPIEATVATAEALVSPESTPADNLPWIAELLGQPIPAGWPEGRRRRLVRHATRLQQYRGTVAGVQLALDIATDGGVQRGEVVVVENFRLRRTMATILGVDMDDRDHPLTLGTGVTGNSIVGDSLILSESGALEFLALFAPELAGLEREQAVQAFFDRYSHQVSVLLHGDARARRPQVEQTLSEQMPAHVRWRVFESDHPFVLGLAPLLAVDTFLEHAPAPGRVTLNDTYLGREGLLNNPTALSPRDVNARTGAPGA; the protein is encoded by the coding sequence ATGGACGTCAACAACACCCCGTATTTTCTGTTCAAGGACGAAGCGGACTTCGACAACGGCTCGTCCTTCTATGCCTGGAACGGTGGCTGCGGCGGCGCGCTCACGCTCGCCCAGCAACAATCCCTGCAACTGCCGGGCAATTCGCCGGCGGCGGCCCGAGCGCAGTGGCCGACTGCCGCGCCGCTGGTGCTCGATCCACACGGCCAGATCGGCCGCATCAGCCCGGATGGCCAACGCCTCGAATGCAGCGTGGGCGGCGAGTTCCGGCCGCTGGAGGATCGGGAACTGGCGCCGGTGCAGGCGCCGGCCGGACGCTTCGTCGACCTGCACCTGGGCGGCGATGGCCGCCTCGTCGCGGCGTACCGGAACGACGACGGGCAAGGCATCGTGGTGTTCCACCTGCGCCGGCGCTGGCAGCAGCACCTGCCCCTGCCGCAGCCCGTGCTGCGTGCCGTGGTGGACCCGGACAGCCGGATCTGGTGCCTCAGCCAGGATCGCCTGTCGCTGTGCGAAGGGGAGCCCCTGCCGCTGCCGTACCGCGCGCAGCCCGAGCGCTTCGAACCGCTGCATCAGGTGCCACAGCCGCTGCGCCTGCGCTGGCAGCAACCGCTGCCGGATGGCCTGACTCCGCTGGCCGTGGCCGCCGACGACGCGCACGTGTATGTGCTGGCCTATACCGCTTCCAACCGGCAGCGGATCCTGGTGCGACCGCGGACACCGGAGCCCGAGCGGGCACTGAAGCCGTACCGGGTGGATCAGGCGGTGCCGTTTGCGCTGGACCTGACGGTCGCCGGTCCCGGCAAACTGGCGCTGATGCCGCCGGGGCTGTTTCCGGGCCTGCCCCGGCGCGACCTGGGCGCGAGCCGGCAACCGAGGGACTGTCCGGTGATCCGGCTGCAGGCGAGCGGCAAGGCGAGTTTGATCCGGGAACGCTACCCCATGCAGTCCAAGGCCGGGCTGCGGTTCGTCAGCGCACTGGACGGCCGGTTGCGCTACCCGGCCGAAGCGGACCCGGCGTTCCCCGAGTTCTCCCCCAGGCCGCGGGAGCTGCATCCGCTGCGCCAGCCGCGATACGCCACTGCGGCGGCCGCAACGCTCCGGCAGACGCTGGATTCCGGCCAGCCGGGCAGCGTTTGGCACCGGATCTATCTGGAGGCTTCGATTCCCCGGAGCTGCGCGATCACGATCTACGCGAAGGCCTTCGACAACCCGGATGCACGCACTGCGACGCCCTATCTGCGCCAGGTTGCCCCGCTGTGGACGCCGCACGCGTCGGAGCTTGCGTTCCAGTCCTGCGCGGTGACACCCAGGCCGAACGAGGCCGGATTGTTCGAGATTCTGCTGCAGCGCCCTGGCGGCAATGTGCGACGCCTCTCCGGGCGCTACCTGCAGTTGCGCATCGTGATGCAGGGCGATGGCCGCCAGACGCCGTCCATCCACGCGATGCGCGTGTACGGCCCCCGCTTCTGCTACCAGGAGGCGTACCTGCCCGGACATTTCCGCCAGGAAGAGGCGTACCTGCCCACAGCGGGCGGCGAGCCCGCCAGCGCCAATGCGGCCGACCTGCGCGAGCGCTTCCTGGCTTCCCTGGAGGGTATGCTGACACCCATCGAGGCCACGGTGGCAACCGCGGAGGCGCTGGTCTCTCCCGAATCCACCCCGGCTGACAACCTGCCGTGGATCGCCGAGCTCCTTGGTCAGCCGATTCCCGCCGGCTGGCCCGAAGGGCGCCGGCGGCGCCTGGTGCGGCATGCGACCCGGCTGCAGCAGTACCGCGGCACCGTGGCCGGCGTGCAGCTGGCGCTGGATATCGCCACCGACGGCGGCGTCCAGCGGGGCGAGGTGGTCGTGGTGGAGAATTTCCGCCTGCGCCGGACGATGGCGACGATCCTGGGCGTCGACATGGATGACCGCGACCACCCGCTGACCCTGGGCACCGGCGTGACCGGCAACAGCATCGTGGGCGACAGCCTGATCCTGTCCGAAAGCGGTGCGCTGGAGTTCCTGGCGCTGTTCGCGCCGGAGCTGGCCGGGCTCGAACGCGAACAGGCGGTGCAGGCGTTCTTCGACCGGTACAGCCACCAGGTGAGCGTGCTGCTGCATGGCGACGCGCGTGCCCGTCGGCCGCAGGTGGAGCAGACGCTGTCCGAACAGATGCCGGCACACGTGCGCTGGCGGGTGTTCGAAAGCGATCACCCGTTCGTACTCGGTCTGGCGCCGCTGCTCGCGGTGGATACCTTCCTCGAGCACGCGCCGGCGCCAGGCCGCGTCACTCTGAACGACACCTATCTCGGCAGGGAAGGCCTGCTAAACAACCCGACGGCGCTGTCGCCGCGCGACGTCAACGCGCGGACCGGCGCCCCCGGAGCCTGA